Below is a genomic region from Medicago truncatula cultivar Jemalong A17 chromosome 3, MtrunA17r5.0-ANR, whole genome shotgun sequence.
TATCAGgagttttttctctctcttccatgGCGGAAGTTAGTTACAAAAGTTAGTTACAAtccgtttcttcatcttcttcgttgATTATTCGTTATTTTTGCAAAGACCCTCATGGTTTTCTTCTGTGCTATTGATTCTCTTGTTGATATTgcattttgttgaaatttttttctctctctgttCTTCGTAATTTGCTTCGCATTTCAACATGGTTCACAACAATCAACCTGATACTGAATCCGTGTTCTACGTTCATCCAAGAGAAGGACCGAATTCAGTGCTTGTAGCTCCTCCATTGGATGGATCTAATTACCTCGCATGGAGTCGTTCCATGATTCGAGCTTTTGGCgcgaaaaacaaattgaaattcatTGATTGATCTATGGAGATTCCAGATGAAGATGATTTGAATCGCAATGCCTGGGAACGTTGTAACCATCTCCTTCAGTCTTGGATCATCAATTCAGCTACTCCTCAAATTgcacaaaccctagtttttcaTGAAAACGCCATTGATGCGTGGTTGGATCTTAAAGAACGCTTCTCTAAAGCAGATCGTATTCGTATTGCTACTCTTCGTTCTAAGATCAATAATCTGAAGCAAGGTTCAAAATCAGTGTTAGACTACTTCACTGAAATGAAAACTCTTTGGGAAGAGTTGAATTCCCATCGTCCAATGCCACATTGCACTTGCCCTCATCCATGTCGTTGAGCTGCCATGAGAGAAGCTTGTAATTACATGCTTGAGGATCAAGTTATCCAGTTTTTGACTGTTTTGAATGATCAATTCAATGTGATTAAGACTCAGATGCTCATGCTTGATCCACTCCCCTCAATTAACAAAGTATACTCATTGGTTATACAAGAGGAAAGCAACAATAGTTCATTACACTCCTCCATTGATGAACCTTTATCTGTCATCAATGCTGCTGATTCACGCAAGCCTCAAGGCAGAGGAGAGGCTATTTCTCTGGATCCAAGCCACCTAGACATTGTTCATTTTGTGGCAAAACCAATCATACTATTGAATATTGCTATCAGAAACATGGATTCCCATATCCAAATTCTAAGAAGTAGCATTCTTCTGTTAATGCCTCAAGCAGTTTTGATGAAAAAGAGGCTCAATCAGCAAGTTGCAATGATGCATCTTCATCTTCCATTACCAGTATTTTTCAGGAGAAATATGATCAATTGCTTAGCTTGTTACAATAAGTGAATTTGCTTCCTGCACCAGCATTTTCCACTCCTTCATTCACATTCATGAGAAATGAGATCATTTTCACATTTTACATTTCATAACAACAACCTCAAGTTTTCTGTTCTCTTTTAATAGATATGGAAAATTAAAGTcactaaataaatataatagtaTACTAAAGTATTATGCAagtcttaattatttatttttctttgtgtgTTGTCTTTAATTTAACAGATTTACTTATACTCTATGATCTAAGCTTAGTTTTCCTTATGCTAGAGACTTTATGTAGGTTTAATTTATgttgcatttaaaaaaaaaacttgtataaCTAAACTCAATATAATTATgtacaataattatttattctaCTTTCACATTTATCCTAATAATGGTATGATATATAAAATgaacatatattaatatttgtaaGAAAAAATAGTAAAGAATGAAGCACGAACTAAACAAATTGTAGAAATAAAATAACTGCACAAAAtactttaataaaattaaatgttctcTTTGAGAATgaaaaacaacatcaataataattaaacttcaATGTTCTAAGAAGGCATCAACTTTAGCATTTTTTGCTTTAGACAAGAATTTCATACAAATAGGTGGCTTCACTCCAGCAAGAGCAAGAAAAGAGCTAGGAAGTGTCCAAATTCCATCTCCACATATCAAACCAGACGCAACCGCTGATCCAAATGCATCAGCCTTAGCCCTATCAACCTTCTGCCAAATAAACAATATCAAGCTTCCAACACACATATCAATAGCAAAGCTGCTTCCGATGTAAAATGGTATAGCCATAGCCATAGGAACAGGAATAAACTTGGAGTATTTCTTTGGAACCAAGTCGCGAACAAAATTAATAACTATGGCACTGAAGAAAAACGCAATGCAAAGTCTGAGGCAGTTTTTCGGCAGAGCGGAGAATCCGTCCACACCTATTATTGCAATGTTTCGAAAAACAAGTGCATAAGGTGCAGGGTATGCTGAACCAGGTTGACCAAGAGTACCGAAAGCATGGTAGAATAGCCAGAAAACACATGGTGATATAATACATCCCATAGCAGTTCCAATAACTTGGCTCACAAACATGGATTTCGGCGAAGCCAATGTCATGTAACCTGTTTTGAAGTCTTGCATAAGATCGGAAGCTGTTGAAACAATGTTCATCATGACGCCACATGCTGCTAAACCGGCTAGGACACCACCGTTGGCTGAACCTGCCCAAGCACCGATGGTGAAGATGGCTAATTTTCCATAGGTCGATGCAAGGGACCAATCTGTTAATCCACAACCGTAGGCATTGCAAAAGGCTAGTGCGGGTGCAATGATGTAAATCAAAATGACGTGATACCACTTTATCTGGTGAAAAATGTGGGGTATGGTAATTATTGAAATTATACCAATTATGACATAGCCTGCGATAGAAAACCAGGAGGGGATTTGATCTTTGAGGAACATCTCGGTTCTGCGCTTGTCGTCAAATGAAAGTGTAGGTTGGAGAGGAGCATTTGGATCATTAGACTCTGCTCCTTTGTCTTTTTTGTTCCATTGCTTGTACATACCTATAAGAGTTGTGCTAAGAACTTTCACAAAGTTGTATAGACCATCACCAAGGATCATTGCTATGGATATGAAAACCTGTGATTTAAAAAGAATACAATTAGGAAAAGACCAAAGAAATACATTATCAACCGTAGTCACATTGAAAATGACCTTTTGCATCAGAATATGTCCATATTCCAGTTTTTCACTTGCTTCAATCCAATTAACTGTATTTAAAGTTGATATCCAATAAGAAACTACTATTTTTCCatatcaatttcaaaatatactTACAAAAATGGAGTATGTATCAAAAATGTAGATTTTTGCcaacaatttaaataaataaaaaatagaaatacagAAAGACAACTTACTTTGTAACCTTGAAGACCATGTAAGCTGTTTTCATTGAGCTCAGCAGAGAACCAATCTCCTTTTTTAGAACCAATGAGAGGCCACATGACAGCCCATGAAAGAATTCCACCAATCAACAGCGAAATATTGATTATATATGGACATATCATCCCAACCCCCACATAGGTAGCAGAAAAATCAA
It encodes:
- the LOC25489208 gene encoding probable metal-nicotianamine transporter YSL7 isoform X2, coding for MQKVFISIAMILGDGLYNFVKVLSTTLIGMYKQWNKKDKGAESNDPNAPLQPTLSFDDKRRTEMFLKDQIPSWFSIAGYVIIGIISIITIPHIFHQIKWYHVILIYIIAPALAFCNAYGCGLTDWSLASTYGKLAIFTIGAWAGSANGGVLAGLAACGVMMNIVSTASDLMQDFKTGYMTLASPKSMFVSQVIGTAMGCIISPCVFWLFYHAFGTLGQPGSAYPAPYALVFRNIAIIGVDGFSALPKNCLRLCIAFFFSAIVINFVRDLVPKKYSKFIPVPMAMAIPFYIGSSFAIDMCVGSLILFIWQKVDRAKADAFGSAVASGLICGDGIWTLPSSFLALAGVKPPICMKFLSKAKNAKVDAFLEH
- the LOC25489208 gene encoding probable metal-nicotianamine transporter YSL7 isoform X1, with translation MSSEPHRRAVHGDVESHDSGAVTPVSNDDQPEEFSIEKGFEGKLVPTWQKQVTVRALFVSLMLSVMFTFIVMKLNLTTGIIPSLNVSAGLLGFFFVKTWTKLLEKAGWLTQPFSRQENTVIQTCVVASSGIAFSGGFGSYLFGMTPTIAKQIPEFDGSNDVKILGLGWMIAFLFVVSFLGLFSVLPLRKIMIVDFGLTYPSGTATAHLINSFHTSEGAKLAKKQVKALGKFFSFSFLWGFFQWFFTAGDACGFANFPTFGLEAYHRKFYFDFSATYVGVGMICPYIINISLLIGGILSWAVMWPLIGSKKGDWFSAELNENSLHGLQGYKVFISIAMILGDGLYNFVKVLSTTLIGMYKQWNKKDKGAESNDPNAPLQPTLSFDDKRRTEMFLKDQIPSWFSIAGYVIIGIISIITIPHIFHQIKWYHVILIYIIAPALAFCNAYGCGLTDWSLASTYGKLAIFTIGAWAGSANGGVLAGLAACGVMMNIVSTASDLMQDFKTGYMTLASPKSMFVSQVIGTAMGCIISPCVFWLFYHAFGTLGQPGSAYPAPYALVFRNIAIIGVDGFSALPKNCLRLCIAFFFSAIVINFVRDLVPKKYSKFIPVPMAMAIPFYIGSSFAIDMCVGSLILFIWQKVDRAKADAFGSAVASGLICGDGIWTLPSSFLALAGVKPPICMKFLSKAKNAKVDAFLEH